From one Nonomuraea polychroma genomic stretch:
- a CDS encoding MurT ligase domain-containing protein translates to MTQLPLRAQLASALGRSAATLSRMTGRGDGSVIGGRVGLLLEPDLLRKLARDRRLALVSATNGKTTTTRLITSALLELGEVATNAFGANMPAGHVSALAQHKAAPYGVLEVDEKYLPEVLDTTGAGVVCLMNLSRDQMDRAAEIWLLAQKWRRALSGKPTHVIANCDDPLVTWGASTAAKVTWVAGGQRWKEDSWCCPECGGPLDRKDAFWACRECTFHRPEPQWALDDEVAVDPRGQRWLLDIQLPGLANRSNAVMALAVAEAFGVPVERALPRLREVTSVAGRYTTVEREGRHARLLLAKNPAGWLEAFDVADPQLPIILSVNAQGPDGRDTSWLWDVDYRILRGRPVFVTGERRLDLALRLDVADVPFTLCNSFTEALAMQPPGRVDVIANYTAFQQIRSEFGRAV, encoded by the coding sequence ATGACCCAGCTTCCTCTGCGGGCTCAGCTCGCCAGCGCCCTGGGCCGCAGCGCCGCCACGCTGTCCAGGATGACCGGGCGCGGCGACGGATCGGTGATCGGCGGGCGGGTCGGCCTGCTGCTCGAGCCGGACCTCCTGCGCAAGCTGGCGCGCGACCGCAGGCTGGCCCTGGTCAGCGCCACCAACGGCAAGACCACCACCACCAGGCTGATCACCTCGGCGCTGCTCGAGCTCGGCGAGGTGGCCACCAACGCGTTCGGCGCCAACATGCCGGCCGGCCACGTCTCTGCGCTCGCCCAGCACAAGGCCGCTCCCTACGGCGTCCTGGAGGTGGACGAGAAATACCTGCCCGAGGTCCTCGACACGACCGGCGCAGGCGTCGTCTGCCTGATGAACCTCAGCCGCGACCAGATGGACCGCGCAGCCGAGATCTGGCTGCTGGCCCAGAAGTGGCGCAGGGCGCTGTCGGGCAAGCCCACCCACGTCATCGCCAACTGCGACGACCCGCTCGTCACCTGGGGCGCCTCCACGGCCGCCAAGGTCACGTGGGTCGCCGGCGGGCAGCGGTGGAAGGAAGACTCCTGGTGCTGCCCCGAGTGCGGCGGCCCGCTCGATCGCAAGGACGCCTTCTGGGCCTGCCGCGAGTGCACGTTCCACCGGCCCGAGCCGCAGTGGGCACTGGACGACGAGGTGGCGGTCGACCCGCGCGGGCAGCGGTGGTTGCTGGACATCCAGCTCCCCGGCCTGGCCAACCGCTCCAACGCGGTGATGGCGCTGGCCGTCGCGGAGGCGTTCGGAGTGCCGGTGGAGCGCGCGCTGCCCCGGCTCCGCGAGGTCACCTCGGTGGCGGGCCGCTACACGACGGTCGAGCGCGAAGGCCGCCACGCCCGGCTCCTGCTCGCGAAGAACCCGGCAGGCTGGCTGGAGGCGTTCGACGTCGCCGACCCGCAGCTGCCGATCATCCTCTCGGTCAACGCCCAAGGGCCTGACGGCCGCGACACGTCGTGGTTGTGGGACGTCGACTACCGCATCCTGCGCGGCCGTCCCGTCTTCGTGACCGGCGAGCGCCGCCTCGACCTGGCGCTCCGGCTCGACGTGGCGGACGTGCCGTTCACGCTGTGCAACTCGTTCACGGAGGCGCTGGCCATGCAGCCGCCGGGCCGCGTGGACGTGATCGCCAATTACACCGCCTTCCAGCAGATCCGATCGGAGTTCGGTCGTGCCGTCTGA
- a CDS encoding ATP-binding protein produces MQPSVSLTGPWYRIQSIAAPSRSSSAEWDFVTVLPAVLSAAQRDRPFVIGWLSRGSGAPLELITNAGPLSPPRQPRRATDTPGNPRGPQPLLFPGGARGVQLSDEYLADLADLVWTPCPGRQAPPLGSREKGDPDELTRPTLFESTLVTLMSRPFAWLVVAEPTDLLDAEVAHLRTQLNVLRQYGDASERSRFDAERAERRMQELDAFREAGLWNVRVLAGGATADELRQIAPVLVGSVEMSHHPYRLRSSHRAVYALSEALAITMQDPADGAAAPFAATAGALAALAGLPRREVPGVRVLDWGFFDVTSEADGGELELGEILDGQDRGVGTFRVPLATLNRHAFVTGATGSGKSQTVRHLLEQLSRARIPWLAIEPAKSEYAAMAGRVDEPVTVINPSAPDGVPFSINPLEPEPGYPVQAHIDMVRALFMAAFDAEEPFPQIMSLALQRVYEATGWDVVTGGAVPGSNVPPSVPTLEQLQQHAMDVIKEIGYGREVQADVEGFISLRLRSLRVGSAGRFFEGGHPADIGGLLERDVVLAIEDVANDEDKAFLMGTLIIRIVEHLRMRARTEKSHELRHVIVIEEAHRLLRDRGQGRASTHAVELLAGLLAEIRAYGEGIVVAEQIPTKLVSDVVKNTALKVVHRLPAEDDRRLVGAAMNLSDEQSRHVVSLQPGSAAVFADGMDRPLRVRVPLGESREKALPGPPPPIRGRRSAACGAQCRTGQACTLVELREADVLADAPDWAWLRIWCDTVVLAYVSNRPLPGVPRALSAAWSDLPARRRECLLATLIERAVQRRAWSLRSWFDPALLTEKAAETAARLLAGLDGGGDHPGPSWVIPQVRWLHEVDRLFPYGRPAPNLRDPAPPMEYALFHSPNGNGAAAGDRVHTELLGHRAKALRHHPLSMEVDRNRELAWRVILGDDENEGVQRDITTVAIGIESSARIRHVGQTMGAGWLEGVLSWPRRFVLPFDHGGAPEITFADHSPTLP; encoded by the coding sequence ATGCAGCCGAGCGTCTCGCTGACTGGGCCCTGGTATCGGATCCAATCCATCGCCGCGCCTTCGCGAAGCTCGTCGGCGGAATGGGATTTCGTCACCGTGCTGCCCGCCGTGTTGTCGGCGGCGCAGCGCGACCGGCCGTTCGTCATCGGGTGGCTGTCGCGGGGTTCCGGGGCGCCGCTCGAACTCATCACCAACGCGGGCCCGCTGTCGCCGCCACGTCAGCCGCGCCGGGCCACCGACACGCCAGGAAACCCGCGGGGGCCGCAGCCGTTGCTGTTCCCCGGCGGGGCCCGGGGGGTGCAGCTGTCGGACGAATACCTGGCGGACCTCGCGGACCTGGTGTGGACGCCGTGTCCGGGGCGGCAGGCACCGCCGCTGGGCAGCAGGGAGAAGGGCGACCCCGACGAGCTGACGCGGCCGACCCTCTTCGAGTCGACGCTGGTCACGCTCATGTCCCGGCCGTTCGCGTGGCTGGTGGTGGCCGAGCCGACGGACCTGCTGGACGCCGAGGTGGCGCACCTGCGTACCCAGCTCAACGTGCTCAGGCAGTACGGTGACGCCTCCGAGCGCTCCCGCTTCGACGCCGAGCGGGCCGAGCGGCGCATGCAGGAGCTGGACGCGTTCAGGGAGGCCGGGCTCTGGAACGTGCGCGTGCTGGCCGGCGGGGCCACCGCCGACGAGCTGCGGCAGATCGCGCCCGTGCTGGTCGGGTCGGTCGAGATGAGCCACCACCCGTACCGGCTGCGTAGCTCGCACCGCGCGGTCTACGCACTGTCGGAGGCCCTCGCGATCACCATGCAGGACCCCGCCGACGGCGCCGCCGCCCCGTTCGCCGCCACCGCGGGAGCGCTTGCCGCGCTGGCCGGGCTGCCCCGGCGGGAGGTGCCCGGCGTACGCGTGCTCGACTGGGGCTTCTTCGACGTGACCTCCGAGGCCGACGGCGGCGAGCTGGAGCTGGGGGAGATCCTCGACGGGCAGGACCGGGGCGTCGGGACGTTCCGGGTGCCGCTGGCCACGCTCAACAGGCACGCGTTCGTGACGGGGGCGACCGGCTCGGGCAAGTCGCAGACGGTCCGGCACCTGCTGGAGCAGCTCAGCAGGGCACGCATCCCGTGGCTGGCCATCGAGCCGGCCAAGTCCGAGTACGCCGCCATGGCCGGCCGCGTCGACGAACCGGTCACCGTGATCAATCCGTCCGCGCCCGACGGCGTGCCGTTCAGCATCAACCCGCTCGAACCCGAGCCCGGCTATCCGGTCCAGGCCCACATCGACATGGTCAGGGCGCTGTTCATGGCCGCCTTCGACGCCGAGGAGCCCTTCCCGCAGATCATGTCGCTGGCCCTGCAGCGCGTCTACGAGGCCACCGGCTGGGACGTCGTCACCGGGGGCGCGGTCCCCGGCTCCAACGTCCCGCCCAGTGTCCCCACCCTCGAACAGCTCCAGCAGCACGCCATGGACGTGATCAAGGAGATCGGGTACGGCCGCGAGGTCCAGGCCGACGTCGAGGGCTTCATCTCGCTCCGGCTCCGGTCCTTGAGAGTCGGCTCGGCCGGGCGCTTCTTCGAGGGCGGCCACCCCGCCGACATCGGCGGGCTGCTCGAACGCGACGTCGTGCTGGCCATCGAGGACGTGGCCAACGACGAGGACAAGGCCTTCCTCATGGGCACGCTGATCATCCGCATCGTCGAGCACCTGCGGATGCGGGCGCGTACGGAGAAGTCCCACGAGCTGCGCCACGTCATCGTGATCGAGGAGGCCCACCGGCTGCTGCGCGACCGCGGTCAGGGGCGAGCCTCCACGCACGCCGTGGAGCTGCTGGCCGGGCTGCTCGCGGAGATCAGGGCGTACGGGGAGGGCATCGTCGTGGCCGAGCAGATCCCCACCAAGCTCGTCTCCGACGTGGTCAAGAACACCGCACTCAAGGTCGTGCACCGGCTGCCCGCCGAGGACGACAGGCGGCTTGTCGGCGCCGCCATGAACCTGAGCGACGAGCAATCCCGGCACGTGGTCTCGCTCCAGCCCGGCTCGGCCGCGGTCTTCGCGGATGGGATGGACCGGCCGCTGCGGGTCCGCGTACCGCTCGGCGAGTCCAGGGAGAAGGCCCTTCCCGGGCCGCCGCCGCCCATCCGGGGCCGCCGGTCGGCGGCGTGCGGCGCGCAATGCCGCACTGGGCAGGCGTGCACGCTCGTGGAGCTTCGGGAGGCGGACGTGCTCGCCGACGCCCCGGACTGGGCCTGGCTGCGCATCTGGTGCGACACCGTCGTCCTCGCCTACGTCAGCAACCGCCCGCTCCCCGGCGTGCCGCGTGCCTTGTCCGCCGCCTGGTCCGACCTGCCGGCGCGGCGGCGCGAATGCCTCCTCGCCACCCTGATCGAACGCGCGGTGCAGCGCCGCGCCTGGTCGCTGCGTAGCTGGTTCGACCCCGCGCTGCTCACCGAGAAGGCCGCGGAGACGGCCGCACGCCTGCTCGCCGGCCTCGATGGCGGAGGCGACCATCCCGGGCCGTCGTGGGTCATTCCCCAGGTGCGGTGGCTGCACGAGGTGGACAGGCTCTTCCCGTACGGCCGGCCCGCCCCGAACCTGCGCGACCCGGCCCCGCCCATGGAGTACGCGCTCTTCCACTCACCCAACGGCAACGGCGCCGCCGCGGGGGACCGGGTGCACACGGAGCTGCTCGGCCACCGGGCCAAGGCGCTGCGGCACCACCCGCTGTCGATGGAGGTGGACCGCAACCGGGAGCTGGCGTGGCGGGTCATCTTGGGGGACGACGAGAACGAAGGCGTGCAGCGGGACATCACGACCGTCGCGATCGGCATCGAGTCGTCGGCCCGGATCCGGCACGTGGGGCAGACCATGGGGGCCGGGTGGCTGGAGGGCGTCCTGTCCTGGCCGCGCCGCTTCGTCCTGCCGTTCGACCACGGCGGCGCCCCAGAGATCACCTTCGCCGACCACTCCCCGACGCTGCCGTAA